The genomic segment AACACTGCAATAGATGTCTGAATTAATCAACTTTGGCCAGATAAACACTGTGTATCAAGCCTTTCACATGCAAtatattgttttcaattttgGTTAAGCTGCCTCtgtcattcatttatatactgtagtgattCTAAGCATATGCCAACAATATACTAACAAAGAACACAAAGTATGTCAAAATACGGCAGTGTGTTCTGTTTATCTAATGTTCTATATTGTATCATTCGGGAAATTACAGTTGGTAACATACTTAATTTGTCAATGCAATGAGGCAGCAATACACACGGCACAAATCAGCAGGTATACCACATACCAGACCTCTCATTATTATTTATCATGTAAAGCtcatttttaagccattttgcCTTTTAGTATGCTATTACTTTAAAAGTCTGTTCTGTTACTACACACAAGAAACACAGTTAAAGATAAAATTAAAGGTTCAACCAAGGCCAACTGACTGAGACGTAAACTGCTATGAGagatcaatgtacagtacagtacctacacATTTGTGTAGGAAACCAGAATGTTGGTTGTATggggaggacatacaaactccatgcagatacatgtactgtagcaccccaggaactgaacccagggcccagtgCCACAAGGCAGCACTCTCAAGTCCCAATAGATATATTTCATGTAGCACATCTGAATGAAGACAGTCCCGATTCTCGCTCATTAGCACTCATTATACCcattacaaatcccattcagcgttttaagagaaaaagaaatatgacaaaaatgaaataaattgacCAGTGAATAATACCAGAAACAAACACTAGAAGACACAGGGGCTACGCCAGATCACTCCATAGGTGTACAAACTAGAAAGCACAGGGGTTTCTCAAGACCAGGACTGAGAACCACTGATTTAGTGGTAGTAAATTGTCAGTGGTTTTGTTCTTATATGGAAAATCAAAGAACAGGGagacacttttcaaatctgattttaaaatgaGTTCCATTGCTTACCTAAAATGCTGCTTTCTTTGAATCTTATGTCTCCGATACTTGTTAATGCATGTTCCATTCACTTGAATACAAGACCAAATTAGAACTGCCTGTTTTTGCGTCATCTTTTTCTACCAAGCATTTCCCTTGGATTATGTCATGGAAATCCTGCCAGATTGTAAACAGAGTTCTGTTTTTAATCAGTAGACATGGCCCAGTCAGTGTCAACTGATTTAGACTTTCATAAAAACACTATTTTAATCTCAAAACTGTGAGAAAAATAATGTGTAGTTCCCGTGCAGTAGGTTAGGATGATACAGGTTTAAAGGCAGTAATCTGGGATAGATTTGCATATGCTGTATGGTATCCACCCACATCTTAGTCAGAAAAATCTACTTTATagcttcaactttttttttatattgtcttGAGAAGAATCTACATATTCATATTTACTGGGTACTATAACTGCCTTTCAGGAActgatcacatttatttttaaaataaatattacaaaaactGTGACATTTTATTCAGAAAGAAAACGGTATTAATAAAGAAAGTTACAGTAACTGAACAGGCAAATTCACAATCTTCTGTTAAAGTTCTATTTGTCTGTATCAtattatacaaaaataataatatttttgttagtAAGAGATTTACTTTGGTAATCTAAATAATTCAATAACACTTCTTCAATACAAATACCCAAACATTTTTTAGGAGTGTATAATGAAACTAGGTTCAtaatacactgtatacacacttaCAGTTTTCTTCACAAGCCTAATATACTCAAGTCAACAGTTCTAAGACCCATGCATTTTTGTGCATTGTTGTTCCTTCAACTGGTGAAAAGAAGCTATTTGACAGGCAAGAGATCTGTTTGAGAGACAGGAAGACACCTACTAAGGTTGAATATTGGCTGTCCTTTTAAAGAAACCGACATGAGGTAAAGACTATTTTATGCGGACAGGCAATACGAAACCCAGTCATATGATAACACCTTATTGTTGTGAGCTCCTGAGAGCTCGCAAagacattctttttatttttttgaggtTTTGTCTCGTTTGGTGCTGATCTTGTCCATTAGCAGTTTGGTGCCCTCTCTGAATTTCTGCTGGGTGAAGTAGAAGAGAATGGGGTCCAGCACACTGTTCATACTGGCAAAGGGGCGAGTGCACTTGTAAATGATTGAGTACCGCTCCCGCATCCCGCAGGCCACATCTGTTAAGGCCCGGATAATCAGGTACATGGTCTTGGTCAAGTGGAAGGGGAAGAAGCTGATGGCAAACACCACCACCACGATGACAATCATCCGGATGGCCTTGTCCTTCTTCTCCCGTACCGCCAGGCCGGTCATGTGGTTGGTCTGGCAAAGGATCCTGGTCATGCAACAGTAGCAGACGACGATGGCCAGGAAGGGAATGACGAAACCGATGAAGGTGAGGGCCATGCCGTAGGGGAAGTACTGAGCCGACCGGGAGGGCTCGCTCAGATCGTAGCACACCGTCCTGTTCCTCTGAATGCCGGTAGTGGCAAAGTGGAACGTGGGCGCACAGATGACCACGACGATCATCCACACCGCTCCACAGACCACCCAGGCAAACTTCCTGCCCCCCTTTTTGTGCCACTGGGCAAGGGGGTAGCAGATCCCGAAGTACCTTTGGAAACTCAGGCAGGTGAGGAACATGATGCTGCCGTGCAGGTTGCTGTAGAACTGGAAGCGCACAAACTTGCAGGTGTACTCTCCGAAGGGCCAGTAGTCGTGCTGGGCGTAGTTATAAATGAGCAGGGGGAGGGAGCAGACGTACAGGAGGTCCGCAATGGCCAGGTTCAGCATGTAGATCCTGGAGCGGGTCAGCACTTTCCGCGACCTCCAGATCTGAACGATGACCGTGAAGTTCAAGGGCAGCCCCAGGATGAAGACCACGCTGTAGACCAGAGGCAGGAGGATCCGCTTGAAGTCCTCATTGTAGGTGCAGGAGGGGCTTCTGGAGACTGTAACGTTCTCCATAGGATTTCCTGGGCAGACGTCCGAGTTACTGTGGGCAGGTTCTGTGCCGAGTTACATTCTGTGAGCCAAAATGAAAGAATCAGAGAACACCAGAACAACCTTGTTAACAACACTGAACAGGAATACCTTTTCTTTCtgtataaacacttttttttcccccgtttcACAACGCACACTGAACAGCAAAGATTAACCACAAGCCTCCGCTATGAAATTTCTGTAGGACCCTCCGTTGTGAAAGGGGATTCTGCAATGTAATTGTGGGGTATTGAAAAAAATTATCCCAACTGCGAGATATTTTGGTGTGACTCTAGCAGTTTCTTCTGATTACTAGATTTTATCTACAAAGGCATTAAATGATAAGGAGGTCAGAAGGGCCACAGAACAGAATAAAATTGTTATTCAGTACTTCAGTTATTCAGTGTCATAAAGTCACAGATAAAGAGTATGTACAATAACCACATGCCTTTATTACGAACATGTAAGAAATGGCAGACAGTGTGCCAGGAAATATAAGAATTCAATTGCTTCCCACAGAGACTCGAAGGACTCAAAGCAGGAAATAATTATTGCAGCAAGCCAACACAATCTCACACAGACAGGACAAAAGGGAATGGCGCTTGAAGGTTAATATAAAACAGCACATGATATGATGGATTGTGTTACTGATTATCTACCCAAAGTATGACACAGTAATTGAAAAACTATATGTATTGTAAGTACTTAGgcctatatatttttatatcagTATAAATGCACagctatttaaaaacaataagagACTGGTTTTAAACAATTGGCAGTTGTTACAGTATAAATCACAAGTTTTTATGGATAACAGTTATCTGCTACAGTTTATGTGTTTGTGTGATAGTAATACATAATAAGCAACTCTTTTAATAAAGGTGAGAGACATTACTGGGTCAGGGATATTTCATTTAAGTGTCACTTTAAAAGTAGTTGTTTGAGGATGTCAGTTCATTTTATCCTCACTGAGCATGTTAAGTGATGTTTACTGATGTTTAGCTGaaaatttacattgcattttaaatccATGATCTTCAAATTtttttcttaaggaattctGAAAGGGCAAATGGAGATACTGTAAGTAAGGAGCTCCATCACAGAAATATGGCTGAAGCCTAGAATGACTACTATTATTTATCCAGACATTTTCCCAAATTTTATTTggtcttcattttaaaaagccacAGGAAAATGAAGTgctcttttaactgttttttctcGATTTACGAGCATACCGATTAACTACagaacataaaaatgacaatgctacacaaaaaaaatatggaaataaataaatacatgacATTTGTGACTTATTCAGGATGAAGGATTAATATTTTGTCTTCTAAACCTGAGGACCCAGTCCAGCAGAGACGGGAAAGTTGCTTCAATGTGCTTTTGTCTCACATTTCCCAAGTACTTATAGCAAATTAACAGACTATTCTGAACTCTGGGTTCAGTCCTGTCGTTGCAGCTTCTAAAGATAAATTGAGAGAATTGAAATgtaattcagtttaaaaatctGATTGTCTTTAAAAAACCCTTTGTCACCAGAGGGCGCAGTGAGCGCGCCTTTTAACTTATGTTCGTAAATGAAACACAATTGCATTAAACTTCCCGTAGAAGACTTGACAAAAAGAGAAAGTCAAAACTACGGTGCTTCAGAAAAATCGTTCTTaatgtttacaaaataatttatgcTTTCATTATACTACACAAACTTCACACCACGCCATATCAAACCACCTACCTTTGTCGGGTTTGTATGGTTCTCTATAACGGTTTCTTTTAACCAACGAGAAACCgcatatgaaatgaaaaaatacagccGTCAGTGCCCCTTAATTTTAAGTGTTGGTGTTTATTTTAACTCCCCTTCGataagaaatgtttaatttacattAACCAGGCAAGTTTGGCCGGACTTGTGTCCAAGGCCTGATGATGTGTACTTTATACAAGGATAAAATAGTCCACATTTCAGCAACAACATATTTGTTGTGGTCTCCCCCCCTTTATAAAAAAAGAGAgccagagtaaaaaaaaactcctccACACTAGATTAGTTTTGCCCTAATTTAATATATGTTCAGTAACTTTAAACCCATCTGCAGGCACCGGCTTTGCCACTTATAACGTCTGCAATACGAGCATATGGTGAAAGCCACACAAAAACACCAGTAATAGCTGAAACCACCCTGGCAAAAACATGTTGGCTGTAAACGCACCGAGCTGACATCTAAACAAATTTAACACATCGTACCCAGAAATGAGTACGGAGAGGAATTTTCAGCATTGTGAAGGGTAAACGAGCAGATGGCGGCAAACAGTTTCCTGGATACAAGTGCTTTCCCCAGCTTCATCAGCCTGTGAGTTTTCTTTCACTGCCTCGGGAAGCTTGTTTGAGTAGGGCAGAAAAGGACCTGTTGAGCTAAGCGATTCATTATCCTCCTATGCGGCTATTTGAACTGTCTCAAGCTCACGTACTGTATTACGTGGCGCATTCTGCTTGCAGACCAAATCCTGAGACATAACTTAATTTGCATTTACTACCGGATTTACAGTAAACACTGTTATAGTCTTCCCAAGTATTGTTCCTCATACATACAGTTTAAAAACAggacaaaaatacacatttaagtACTTAGTTAAGTAGTTGTAACCAGAATTACTCTCTTCAGAATGGTTTTCCTCTATCCCTTTGACTAAACGGTTTTTCAGGAATTCAGAACAAGCCTTTTCATCCGTCTAGGCAAGACTGGAAAGATGAGTGTTTCCTGGGGTTGAAAGTCATTATTAAAGAAAGAGGGAGCCGGTCACGTTCTGCACTCAAAGAACGATAAAACACaagtataaaaaaacatgtaaaaaagccTGAGCCTAAAAAATCCTAAAGAGCCCAAATAAGAAGGAAGAAGGTACATTGTATCTCAGAATTTGTTTTACACCTGCTCCAACTGTTCTGCCACTTGAGTAAGCCTGTGAgaataactacagtatggaGCACCAGTGGAGCAGAAATGGTCAGTGATCTACAGAGACAAATATTTCCCATCACCCCTACACAACTGCAACGCCTTTCTTAACAACAATTCCAGTGAACCAAACTCCTTTTGAGAAGATTTTGAGGCACTAAACAATGGTGGCTTTATACCCTCTGCGGAATTGCTGATTATGATGGAAGAGGTCCCCAGTGCCTGAGGAACCAGCTGAATACAAACTGGACAAGGTAAATAGCCTCTGCTTGTTGGAGGATATTTCATTCCCTCCTCCATGGAAGAATAAGTTCTTACTGTGCAAAACAATATACTAAAAGGAGAAATTGGACAGTAAGGGTAAGGAAAAACATGAGCTCTGAAAGTGCTAATTAACTCTGTTAATTAATTAACTATTACATTTCTTTTGGAAGtggtataaaataaatatttaaccaAAGACATTAATTAGTgtagaatgttttattttacaaatggtGAAGTATTAGCTAAAGGTGAAGCAtactacaagtacagtatactatattGAGGGTGTTCATACAGTCTGATTTTGATAACATCCTGATGTGGTGCAGACAGCACCAAGAAAACTGCCTTTCTTCACTCATAAGGAAACCTGCAACACAGCATCCACGGCCAGGAAACAGATTTCTGcaaacagcagaaaacaaagaagtgaaaaaaaatataaaggatGCAGCTGAATTCTTTCTTTTGAATTGAAGCTCTTGCACAAAgcaggtgctttaaaaaccaccacctgtggaagaaaaaaaaagaagcttttGCTAGTTTTCGATGATTGGAAAAGGCTCACAACTGACAGCCCCtgcttaaaatgtgttttgttcatTTCGCATAATTTATTACGAATAGATCTCTGTATGTCTAAAGAGACAATAATGATCACatttcataataattaatataatttatacaCAGTAgtagcacttttcatcccaacGAACCACAGAATGTTCTACACTTACTTATTAGAGGCAGCCTTGAAATGCAGCCTCACCCTGGTGATGCACAACAGTGATTGTGCACCAGCAGCTACtgaacacagcagatcaggtagagACGTGTGAATCAGGTGTGACAAAGTTATTACTAGTTTTCCAACTTTGTATCCCATTTTAAATGACCCTTATGGATTAGccttatatttttttttgtttcaagaaATGTTCTAAATCCTGCAGTCATGGTCACCCTGCTTTTATTTCTTGGGCGGGTTAGAGAAGACAACGCTAACAACTTTAAGACATGAAATTCATTGCCTTATGTCTCAAGATAATTAGCTCAACCACAGAACTACAACCACTGTATAGTCTGGATTTTGTGCAATTGCTGGGAAACCAAGTACAGACTTGAACTCAGCTTGTTTTTCATTAACATGAGTTTTGAAAGTTAAAGTACTACCCTTACATTTATAAACAGCGACTTGCTCTATCTTTGTTTCACCTTAAAATCAGTGGTTTTGTGATCATTATGGATGTAGCAACTACACAATTTTCCCCCTATTGAATTTAACAGAAGAATTTCTCAGAAGACTCAGCTCACAGAAAGCCTACTAAACTACTTTATATTGAACCTAAGTTGCAAATCTATCATTATAGATGATAAAGTGGGTCCTTTtaagtataaaataatattgtctGCATAAATGAGGATATGAGATTTACCTAACACTTCTGCAATATTTTTGCTGGAGACAAAAGTCAGACCCAATATAGAACTTTGTTGGCCCCCCTTTATAACTGGAAGAGGTTGGGATACAAATCTAATTTTACACACAGCAGACAGTTTTCTTAGTAATTCTGAAACAATGCAAAGAAGTTTATATGAAGACCAGTATTATGCAACCTTATCGGGACTGATACACAGACTCAAAAGGATTAGGTAAATCAGCTCAGATAAATCAAGTCTGATTCGTACTGAGTGCTGGTATGGTATCACAGAGAACATTAAAGGCTGCACAAAATGAGAACCAGACTGGATACAATTTCAGCCAGAATTTTCTTCCTTGATTTTCAAAACCCAAGGCAAAATGGATATActgggtgtacagtatgtgtataaagTTAGGGTCTGATTTATCACCATAACTAATAAAAAGAAGGCAGAATAAGGGCAGCCTTCCTATTTGCTGGGATTTCAGCTGTTTTAAAAGAGAGATGTATAAGtagaccacatacagtataagatgaaaagcaataataataactcTACACCACTCAGCAGACTTATTTCTGTGTGCCTTACACAGTTCATTGAGTACTCCTGATTCACTAAATGGCCGTTTTGCAAAACTCCACGGACTTTGAGGTGGACCACTTTGTAATCAAATTGTTCagcaaaaatgttaattatCCAGTTGACTTGTCAAACACGAGAAGCATTAGTGACATgttcaacaaattaaaaaaacatgttttatccgtcacattattttattaagtaaTTTAAACTGGTAAGTGAGGGGGTAATTGTTTGTCCTCCATGAACTTATTTTGCCTTCAAAGTTTCTGAATGTGAAGAAAGATTAGAATAATGATGGTTGTAGTACCTTACATTTTAGAACTTTGTGGTAACTTGTGTGCTTTGATGTCTAATCTGTGTGAAGGAAAATCTTCCAGTGGGATCTTTAGAAGCCCCAGCAGTTCACTGGGCTTTATTCTTTCTCTTAATTAAAGTTGACAGCATGGAGTCAAACAAAGAGCTGTCATATAAGTTATTATATATTTCCCCTTTTAATTCTATTTGTAATTGATCCATGCCTCAAAAATGTGTTTCCCGAAGATGATGACCTCATAAATTGCTGTCTACAAGGACACAGGCATAGAAACCGCACAACAAGGGAGGTTTGAACTTTCTTGAATGTTTCGGATTTATTTCAACAATAAAATGaagcaaatgtaaaaattaTATCCCACATAATTTGCAGCCTGTTTTGGTAACGCTGCCTGAGAGCCAAGGGCTGTTCTGATTTGTGTGTGCCCCTCGCCCCCTATTTTTGTGAGTACAGGGCCTGATTGATGTGTGTGCTGACACGACAACCAGCCTGCTTGTCACTTCAGAAGCAGGCAGGCGATGAAGACATTTGCCAAGACCCAGAACCTCTGCTTCCTTCAAAGAGTCAGTGGGAGATACAGCCAAGATACTGATCCTGAGCCCTAACGTCCACACTTCCAGAGTCCTAAACGAGGTTCAGTTCCCTCTGGATTACTAACAGAAACAGGCATGATAAGTCACTACTAAGCCAACGGAATGTGTAACAAAAACATGGTTGTCTTACTTGTTAGATAGCTGTATTAAAAGCCAGTCACAGACGGGTCTTTCAGCATGAACAGAAATCGTTGTCCTTCCTTAGTGTTCGTCACATTTCAAGTACATGTGAATGAAGAGTTTCGTCCAAGATGGGGATGGAGATTGGACTCTCCCTATATTTGCCACTTCAGATCCTACGCTATGCAGATCTGCTGCTTTTGATTGCTTTTGAAGTTTTGCCCAATATCATTGCCACGTTTCagcaaagtttatttttcttctaattTCTAGAATGTGGAATTTAGAGCTAATTTAGAGCTAATGCAGTGTGATCAGACAAGGAAAAgaattctgcttttttaaactGATGGCTTGTTCTTTGCCTCCAGCTCTCAGTTGTTAATCCGCTTCACCTTAGTAATGTAGCTTCAGAGAAGACGCCCTTTATAGAGACGGCAGAGTTGAGATTGACAAGGCCCTCATAACATCTTCAAAATCATTCAGATTGCTTGAAGTCGGATTGCTTTGAGATTTAGCATATCCCAAAACGTATTATGAAAAATGCCTTTTCCTCCTGAAAATCTTAAAATCTTTCCTGTCTAAACATTTTTGCTTGTTAAATTgttaatgggaaaaaaagaatgtgcacTCGGGTTTCCATTTTTGGAAGTGTTACAGAAGCTTTTTTGCAAAAACTGACTGGATgtgtcacgcccagtacacctagagggcactcTACATCTcccctgttcctagttccctgtgattactcttgtctttctggtgtgtcttgttgtgtaacCTATTGACTTCCTGCTTCTGttctgctcctcgctcagcattgaggttcggatgtcctgaaacccgcctagcaccaggtcgccccacgtccgctacctgagggcataggtttctatacggcatttcctgaacagctgagcccgggccaACTCCtgccactacgcatagggtctttttcactctcctgccattctcctgccattccacggttcgtcccttctgaCATCTGTGACTGAAAACTTACTCTAGACCCTGcgagcattttttttatttttgtttcctggtttttgagtgtttttttttctttactcctGGTTCTGAGCTTCCATGCCCCCTGCCCTCCCTCTCTGTTGTGGGTTATTTCTTTTACgtgttgtttgttcccctgttctGTCAGGGTTTATATTTGTTGCATGTTTTGTCTCGGGCTCCCACGGCCCCTGctgctgtctctgtctctgtcccggGCTCCCATGCCCACTGCTGCTGTCTTTGTCTCTGTCCCAGGCTCCCATGTCCCCTGCcgctgtctctgtctctgtcccggGCTCCCACGCCCCATGCcgctgtctctgtctctgtcccggGCTCCCATGCCCACTGctgctgtctctgtctctgtctcaggCTCCCATGTCCCCTGCcgctgtctctgtctctgtcctgggCTCCCACACCCCGTGCTGCTGTCTCTGTCCCGGGCTCCAGTTCCCACTGCcgctgtctctgtctctgtcccggGCTCCCACGCTCGCTGCTGCTGTCTCCGTCTCTGTCCCGGGCTCCCACGCCCCCTGGTCTGGCTTCCATGCCCTTATGTGTTATTTGTTCCCCTGTTCTGTCAgggtttattttctttgttcgTGACTTATTGCTTGTTCGGTCTGGGTTTGTTTTGTCTTGCTCCTCCTGAGCCCAATCCagaccacccccaccccccccccccctccgccTTCCTCTACTCAATAAAGGTTTTTTACCCCGGAagagggggtagctctcagccatggactcccggaggtttcctttcagttaaatgaggtttttcctccccccagtgctgtgcagctctttTTTTGGTCGTCAGGAGCTGCCCTttaaggggggggtactgtcacgcccagtacacctagagggcgctctacttctctcctgttcctagttccctgtgattattcttgTCTTTCTGGGGTGTCTTGTTGCGTAgcctatttatttcctgcttctgctctgctcctcgctcagcattgaggttcggatgtcctgaaacccgtctagcaccaggtcgccccacatctgctacctgagggcataggtttctatacggcatttcctgaacagctgagcctgggctaacccctatctcgccactacgcatagggtctttttcaccctcctgccattccacagtTCGTCCCTTCTGACATCTGTGATAGGATGGTAATCTTCACggatttggggaaacttttaaAGATTGGAAATACACCCATACACCAGTCTTGTGGTATACATTGCCTTAAATCCTATTATTCATTTCTCAGCATATGCAtgatattaaattatatattatatatgacaGAATATTCATGATGTTATATTCTAATCCTATCTGTTGACCTTATTTATcatgtaaacaatacagttaTTCTTAGACAAGTGAAGTATCTTCAACAGCGTGGTACTGCCTGAAGGAATATGTTTTAAGCATAACTGAGGTTGGTTCTTTGTGATGGAATCTTGACACAAAGACTTTATCATGATTCAATCTATAGTGCAGTTTAGTCAGCAGACAACAAATGGATTAGAATTTAAAAGCCCGGACAGATTAGTGGGTATTTATTTGGCACATTTACATAAATTACTACTTTGGATTGTATGCTTTTTAATCATATTAACTATATAAATGAATATCCTGTGTCATGTTCCCATTCTTAATTCTTTTACATAATAATTCCTAATAATGTAATAGAGAATGCTTAACTTTGAAGACTTGGGAACAGCCCACTAGGGTTTCTGTAGggttaaataatgtaattaaaaaacaggCTTCAAATATTACCAGCGTCTACATTTCTTAGATATTTTGACTTAAATGTTTAACATCTGTCCTGGCCTACAGAACCAATGAAAAGAAATCAAGTCATTGATTTACAGCCCTGTCCGCTGTTCGACTGATGCTGCCTTGAATAAATTTAAGACTGGACAAAAACCTGGCAGATGACTTTCAATTTGCATGAACACAAACATAAACTACAAGATTAGTGATGCAAATTCCTGAGTCTACAGAAGCACAGACCTTGGTATCTATTGTGTGATCTTATTTTCCTACTCTAtgtaaaagaaaagaatcatacagtacatcatgttAAGATATATAATTGAAAATGTAGAATCAATTTGTGTCAAAAATGTGGCAATAAATAATGCACATCTTCTAAAATCCTCAAACAATGTCAAGATAATGGACGTCTTCGTAATCAACAATGAACCAAAAAGCAGAGAATACAAGTCAAAAGGCAagagtatttaaatatttaaatctgaGAGCACTTTTCTAAATAAATGGGTTGTGGGTATCTCATAAAAGCTAACCCACATGTAAAAATGCAGATACCCTGGCTAGCAACCAAAATAAGCCCAAtggcctcttgtttgtaacctttgttAAGTTCTTATGAAGGCTGTGCACAGAGGTTCTACTAATTCAGCTCTTTGCATTTGCTGTGATAATTCACTACTTTTAGACGTAAGGGGGTTTGTCTCCTATTTCCCAACACCGTCTTTGGGGCTAGTCTTGCTGAAAATAAACGATCGGTGTTCTGTATGCCACAAAACTAGGGTTTGAAAGGCGAAGTTCCAAATAGAGCAGAGACATTAGGGGTCCAATTTGGAAGGCTCTCCACGCTGAGCTCTGTTTCCCTGGGAGCCCCATTCAGATGGGCTGTGACATTCTTCAGCGATCTCGTTTTCATCGCTGTTCTCTGCTGCCAGAGATGCGATTGCTCGCTCTCGCACTCTTTGGGTTCCAATGTGTTTACCAGTTATTTATAAACCTGAATTACATTGAACAACGAGACCTACTTAAATCATATAGGATAAAATCACAGAGAGATTTTAACTGGTTGATAGAAGTTAGTTTAAGGACATAAAACAGTTAATAGGAATTGTATTAAGGTTACAGTGACCTGTTTACTGTGCTGTGTGCAGGTACCATAGCAAATAACATACTaccttttaaaaagaatttgTCCCCCACCTTTTACTTGATTTGAAATGTAATCCTTTATGTCAGTAACTGAGTTCTAACATAAGTAACACAAGAGTGCAATTAGGATATCAAACGTAAGAGACCCTTGGATTGCAGCGTTTAAAAATACTGGAACATATAAAAACAAGGCAAGGCCATGCATGCTGTGGTAGGAATATTGTTGATTCTTTGTCAGAGGGACAGACATAACGAGCCGAGACAGGAATGGACTCTGCACCAAGATGAAATTTCAAGAGATACTGAATGTGATAATCCCTATGTCACAACAGCATTTGAGCAAATAACgtgatgaaaaacaaattcttaaaACAGCACCTGGTTTACTGTTAGGAACTGCTAAAACAAATATGCTTGCTTACTGAATTCACGTGGGTGTGGGCTGTTCAAGGATAGTCTGCAAGAGTctgctctaaaaaaaaaactattccaaGAGTGTTCTCAAATCTCGGTGTATGGTTGTATACTGAGTAATAGCTCAAGACATTGATGATCAAGACAACTCCTGGATCGCTCCATGCTTTTGAAATGC from the Lepisosteus oculatus isolate fLepOcu1 chromosome 5, fLepOcu1.hap2, whole genome shotgun sequence genome contains:
- the LOC102692794 gene encoding P2Y purinoceptor 3, which translates into the protein MENVTVSRSPSCTYNEDFKRILLPLVYSVVFILGLPLNFTVIVQIWRSRKVLTRSRIYMLNLAIADLLYVCSLPLLIYNYAQHDYWPFGEYTCKFVRFQFYSNLHGSIMFLTCLSFQRYFGICYPLAQWHKKGGRKFAWVVCGAVWMIVVVICAPTFHFATTGIQRNRTVCYDLSEPSRSAQYFPYGMALTFIGFVIPFLAIVVCYCCMTRILCQTNHMTGLAVREKKDKAIRMIVIVVVVFAISFFPFHLTKTMYLIIRALTDVACGMRERYSIIYKCTRPFASMNSVLDPILFYFTQQKFREGTKLLMDKISTKRDKTSKK